The following DNA comes from Deltaproteobacteria bacterium.
CCCCGCGGGCCAGAGTTTCAGTTTTATCTGTGATCCGGAACACGTGGAGAAAATGACCAGGGTCATCGCCCACAACGGCGGGGCTGTAGTCAACAAAAAAATGCTCAGCGGGGGTGTGTTTTTCACAGTGACCAAAAGGCAGGACTTCGTAGACGACATCTAGCCTGGGGGCACTCCTGGACTTCTCGGCCTGACAGAGGCAGGCTGCTGCCAGCCGCCTCAGCCTTTTTCCTGCCCCTTGCTCGCCACCTTGTAGGCAGGCACTGCCATCAGGGTCACCAGGGCCTTGGCCACCAGTTTTTCACCGCTCTCCTGCTGCGCGAAAATCTCCGAGTCTGCCACAAGCACCCTTTTCCCCTCCTTCACTATCCTCGCCTGGCACCTGAGGCGGGGGCCGCTTGCTGGGCGCAGGTAGTTGATCTTGAACTCCATGGTCAGAATCCGATATTCATCAGCTATCACGCTGAAACCGGCATAGCCCGCAGTGTGATCCGCCATGGTGGCCATAACCCCGGCGTGGACAAAGCCGTCCTGCTGAGTGTGCCGCGGCGCAACCTCCAGCTGAG
Coding sequences within:
- a CDS encoding PaaI family thioesterase, whose translation is MRKEQLDQQRTRALQKEFQQGFPHSCGIKLVKLHRGWAESQLEVAPRHTQQDGFVHAGVMATMADHTAGYAGFSVIADEYRILTMEFKINYLRPASGPRLRCQARIVKEGKRVLVADSEIFAQQESGEKLVAKALVTLMAVPAYKVASKGQEKG